A stretch of DNA from Piliocolobus tephrosceles isolate RC106 chromosome 21, ASM277652v3, whole genome shotgun sequence:
TTGTACTGAGGCCAGTGGCTGAGTTATGGGCGAGGCAAGCATAGGATCCACTATTATCCACTGTGATGTTGGCGATAAGGAGCTTTTGTGTGTGTTGCTGGAGCATTCCACTGACAAACCAGGAATACTGTGTGGGTGGGTTAGAGGCCACGTGGCAGGAGAGGTTGAGATTTGCCCCTGGGTGGTAATAGGAGTCTGGGGGGGAAATGGTGGGAATGCCTGGTCCATCTGGAGCAAAGAGAATAAAGCCATAGATGATATCATCAGAGAGGAAGGGGAAGCTGCTGGTCTGTGGAAGAGCCACAGTGTCCCTCTGAGCCAAGTCATAACCTTGAAGTCCTAATGAAACCCACTCTATCCACTGAGTCTGGGTCTGAGACATTCACCCGtttctcccatcacaggctgtGGACCCTGAGCCTCCCAGGACAGGAGCAGCCCCTCCCCTCCTATTCTTGGTCAAGGCTGGGTCTGCCCAGGTTTGCTCGGGACAGGAAGTCATGGCCAACCTGGGTGAGTGTCTGAGTCCTTGAAGCTGAGAGGGACCGAGAGGCCTGGCCTCTGGCTGTGTGGATTTGGGCTGgtggcctgggccacagaggaacAGAAGATGCTCACAGAGGACGTCCAGGGTGACTGGGTCACTGCAGCTGGCACTCACTGGGTTCTGTGTTTCACACTCATAGGGTCCTGTGTCATTCCTTGTGACACTGAGTAGAGTAAGGGTCCTGTTGCCATTGGAGAGCTGCAGCCTGGGACTGACTGGGAGGCTCTGACCATTTACCCACCACAGGTAGGTTGGGTCCTGAGCCTCAGATCCACAGGTGAAAGCTACAGCATCCTTGTCCTCCACGGGGTTGGAGTTGTTGCTGGTGATGGAGGGCTTGGGCAGCTCCGCTGTGCAGATAACAGAGAAGATTGCCCTGTGTGGCACCTGTGATTCCTCCACAGGCATATTTTAATCAGAATCAACATCTCCTATTCTTTGGCCAACCCCACTCCTTAAAAGACCAAGACAGGGCTGGgtcagtggctcacgtctgtaatcccaggactttgggaggctgaggtgggtggatcacgaggtcaggagatcgagaccatcctggccaacatgctgaaatcccgtctttcctaaaaatacaaaaaattagccaggcgtgttggcgggtgcctgtagtcccagctacttgggaggctgaggcaggagaatgacgtgaacccaggaggcagagcttgcagtgagatgcgattgcatcactgtactccagcctgggtgacagagtgagactccatctctcaaaacaaacaaaacaaagaaacaacaacaaaaaagaccaaGACAGACGTGTGTGTCACAGACAGATGCATGACCATCTGAAGGCTCAGAGCCTGTGAGGCTGCCTGCCTGTGAAAGAAGCAGAGACTTTCTCAATTGTGAACTGAGCAGCAGCATTGGGTGGTGGACAGACAAGGACCAGGAGTCACATCCCCTGGCACCTCTCCTGTTCCTTCCCTGATGGCTGACTGCCTGGCTGACCTTGGGGTCTTCACCTGGAACACGCAGGTGCTGAGGTCTCAGAATTACAAGGTGAGGTTGTTCTTTCCAGGTGTGTCATGGTGACTGACATGATACAGTGAGTAAATAAAAGTTATAgtagaaggccgggcgcggtggctcatgcctgtaatcccagcactttgggaggctgagacgggcagatcacctgaggtcaggagttcgagaccagcctggccaacatggtgaaaccccgactctactaaaaatgcaaaaattggctgggtgtggtggcacgcctgtaatcccagctacttaagaggctagggagaattgcttgaacctgggagggggaggttgcagtgagcctagatcacaccatcgtgctccagcctgggtgacaagagtaaaactctatctcaaaaaaaaaaaaaaaaaaagagagagaaaaaaataaaagagcagaaTGGTGATTTCCAAGGGCTGGGTGGAAGTTGTTCCTTGGGTGTGCAGTTTCAGTTATGTAAGATATGGAGGTTCTAGAGATCTTCTGTACACCTTGGTGTCTATAGTTAATAGAGTTTGGGTATCTCTTCTGCATAAGAGcaaaagtgttttggatttctgattattttttattttggaatatttgtattacAAGTATCGGTTTatcatcccaaatctgaaaatccaaaatttcaaaatgctccagtgagcactTCCTTTGAACATCATGCCAGTGGCCAAAAAGTTTTGGATATTGGAGCATTTTGCATTTTGGATGTTTGGATTTGGGATTCCCCATCTGTAATAGTCCATTTTGCCCTTAAAAATTTGTCAGGAGTTTAAACAAAGGAGTTATGTTCTTACTTTagtgaaaaacaagaaatttgggggaaacattaaacttttttctatCAGTGGAAATTATTATTAATGGTCTAAAGATCTAAGGCAATTGCTGGCTGTAGTATTTCTCTTGATAACACAATAAGGTTTTGGTCTGCTAAACGCTGAAGACCAGCATAATCATGTTAAGCTCAAAGAAAGATGCTGACTTTGGTTTGAAATCAGTGACTCTCTGGGCAGAGAGAGAATTGTGAGTCCTGTTAGGAAACAGAACTGGTCAGAGGGAACGTCTGAGATGTCTCAGTAATACATAGAGAAGAATAATCCCAAATTAGGAGATGTGATATGTGTTATGTCAGTAAATTTAGAAAGAGCACTTATCTCAGTTTCCTGTGCAGAGTTAAGCAAAATAGGAAGGGGCCCAAAACAGTCATATGAAAtgccttcctccttttctctagACCCCGGAAAACACAACTAGAGTTTGATTAAATTATCTCGAATTGGGCAGAGTCTAAGCGAGATGCCAGTGGCTTGTGCATCTCCCCACCTGAAGACCCCATCTGATGATAATGGCATCATCATGGGGGCACAGGTGTGTGTGGAACAGGCAGTGAGCCCACCAGACAGCACAGGGCTGGCCAGCTCCACCTGGTCCCAGGAACCACCAGCATCCCATTACATGTATGTTACAGCCTTTGTAGTTGTCCCACagctacaaaatataaaatatgccaTTGTCAATACAAAATATTGAATGCGAAGTTGAATATGCTGTTCCACtatttttccccactttttttttttttttgagacagagttttgctcttgctgcctaggctggagtgaaatcgcatgatcttggctcactgcaacctctacctcctggtttcaagcgattctcctgcctcagcctcctgagtagctgggattacatgcgcctgccatcatgcccggctaattttttgtattttttgtagagacggggtatcaccatgttggccaggctggtctcaaacttccgacctcaggtgatccacttgcctcagcctcccaaagtgcagggattacaggcataagccaccacgcccggccttttcccactcttttaaaactttgctgtttcaggccgggcgtggtggctcacgcctgtaaccccagcactttgggaggccgaggtgggtggatcatgaggttaggagatcgagactctcctggctaacacggtgcaacTTTGAAGCAAGGATGATTTTAGTCCCTCCCTAAAACTAACTCCCTCTTTGTCAGGGATTggctttgtaaaactaatgaaacaTTATGAGATTAGCATTATGGGAGGGGCCCAAATTGTGCTAAAATGTAGGCATAGTTTCTGCAGTCCCTGACTTCTCAGGACGCATGTGTCCAGaagtcacaagatttgtgacttccctAATTGTTCccatagataacatcactattgtagaacctgagattggtcttttgagatgtttctcagacttttgcattctggCAACTCACTGACTCCACCTGGACCAAGACCCATGATTCAGTGGTCTTGTGGCCCCCACTCAGAGATGGTTTCAGCACACCAGGATCAGTTGCCACATCCCTATGATTttatccccaaccaatcagcattccCCATTCCCTAGTCCCCTGCCATCAAACTATCCCTGAAAAACTCTAACCTCAAGCCTTCAGGGAGgctgatttaaataataataaactcctgTCTTGCTGTTTGGCTCACTTAGCATTAATTAAACTCTATCTTGACTGCAATATTGTGGTCTGagtgaattggttttgtctgtgcagtggCAGGAAGAACCTGCTGGGCAATTACAAGAGTAGGTGGAGGAGTCACTCGTCCCTATCCTGTGGCCTGTTCCACGTGTTGGCCTCATGGAGGGAAAGAgctgtgggtggggacacagtggaAGCTCGTTCTCCTGGTGACCTGGGGACACTGGCTCATGATGAAGCCTGGCAGGGGCTCTGATCCAGCTGatttctgtgccttttttttttttactgtcccAGAGTTGGGCCAGGCCACAGTGTGAGTGGGAAGGGAACAGAACAGCCAGTCTTGTTAGAGAGAGTTACTGGGGAATACCTAATGGTGGAGGAAGCTGTGCAGGGTAGGGGTGTCCTCACTGTTGTGAAGGGGGATGAAGATAAGGGACAAGGGGGAGCAGAGATAGTCAGAGATTACATGGCAGTGAGCTGTGGGGACTACAGTGACCTCACGGACCCCAGCGGCCAGGAGACCCCTGGTTGTTCTGGAACCAGGACCAGGGAGCCCTGAAAACCTTCCCACAGATGAGCTGTGCCAGAGTCCCATGAGATGTGGTTCTTGGGGTAGCTTTAGGAGCAGGGGTTAGAGGAATGCAACAAGGATCCTGGTCCCTGGAGGGACAGGAAACAGATGTGGCCAGAACCTTCTAGGATTCTGCATCTGAGATCCGGTCTCTGAAGAGTTTATGAattattcatcattcattcatttcctcctTCATCAGAGAACTACTGAGTGTGTGTCTCTCATTGGGCCCTGGGCTGGTGCAGGGTGTGAGTGGGGAGTGAAAGCAAGGTTGTTTCTTTCATCCTCTCGTAGGAGTGACACTGACACATCAGGAAACACAGGATTTCAGGTCGAGTGAGGGCAGTGGTGCGCATCTGAGAGGGAGGCCCTGACATTCCTGGCACTGCCTCTGTTGACACAAGGGATTTAGTTCCAGGTTAGGCTACTGTGTTAGGCTACTTTTCGTTACTATAAGGAAAtgtctgaggctgggtaatttataaggaaaagagatttaattggggCAGGgatctgcaggctgtacaggcacggcaccagcatctgcttggcttctggtgaggcccagcaagcttacaatcatggtggaaggagaagggggagcaggtggtgtcatgtggcaaaagcaggagcaagagagagtgtggaggtgccacacacttttaaagaaccagatctgtgaactcagagtgagaactgacttgccaccaaggggatggtgagaaacagcccccatgatctgagcgcctcccaccaggcctcccCTCCAAcgttggggatcacatttcaacgtgagatttggaggagatAAACATCCTCACCTCCAATgttggagatcacatttcaatgtgagatttggaggggataaaCATCCAAATTATATCAGGAAAAATTGATTAATTTTCCACTTGCCCCTCACTCTCCAGACCAAAATCTCCCCCTCTGAGTTATCGATgcccaagaaaaaagaaagaggacttACGACAGGTCTCAGGTCTGCAGATGTCTAATGATAGCCCCAGCCATCCCCTGGTGGAGAAGAGGCAGCTGTGGCTGCAGAGAGACCTCGTATGACTCTAATCTGACACCTATGACTTGTGTGACCCTAGTTAGTGACTGTGTCTCCCtgttcctcaatttttttttcaataagtagGATAAGTGCTATTTGACTGTGAGGTTGtttgtgaattaatctcaaaatatttagaattactTGACCTCAGCTGTGTATAGAGGAGCTGCCCAAATGAGCAGCATCTATGCTTATTCGCCTCCAAAAGAGAGGTCCTTGGGCCTGATCCCTTGTGGAAAAGGAGCTGCCGGGagcatcttctctcttctttttctccccctgGGGATATTGAACTTCCCATGGAGTCACCTAAGTTCCCCTGGGCAGTGGGCTCATGCCCTAGTCATCTTGTCCATCTGTTCACTCCATGCTGAGTCTAAGGTGAAGGATGAGGCCCTGTCCTTGACCAGAAGAAGTTCTTGGGGCTGGACCCTGGCTGGTAACCAATTCCAGGAGCCATGACCCTCAGGCAGCTGGTAAAATCTTGCTCCCAGTCAGCCCTGCCCAGGAGGTCTCACCCTGCCCTGACACAGGATCCCTAGGGTCCCCAGGGTCACCTGGAGTCAGGAATCTGGGACAGGGATTTGCACAGGGGCTCAGCTCTGGGAAGAGCTGAGCTTCTCTGTGACGATCCTAGGGGGTCCCGTAGGCCAGGCCCTGACCCAGTTCTCCAGGGTCTTTCTCAGGGTCAGGTCCAGGGAGAGGGCACGGTGCGCTTGGCTGACACTGACCTCCCCCTGCTGAGTCCCCCCATCAGACTGTCCTTCTTCTGCCCCGAGTGTCTGCAGGGTCTGGATGCAGGAAAAGAATTCTGATCTGTGGGAGTTTGTCTCCCCCGTGTGTGTCCTGCACTAAATGCCCAAACCCCAACACAGGATGTAATGCAGAGGGGGCACAGGCACAGCCCAGGCCTGACAATCCGGTATGTGGGAAGTAGAACTGATCCCCAACACCCAGAGGTCATGGGAAATCACTCACGGTATACGCAGAACCAGCCAGTTGCTTCTTCATTCACAAGATCTTCCTTTATGGCTTGTAGGGTGTAGGATCCTGTGTCATTCTGGGTGACGTTCTGGATCAGCAGGGATGCATTGGAGTATACTGTCTCTCGACCGCTGTGCGCGGGCCCTGGGGTAGTTTGCTGAGTTCCCATTACATATGCTACAATTAGACGTTTGTTATCTACTCTTTCCCCTTTGTACCAGCTGAAGCCTAAAGTATTCTGGGGCAGATTGTGGGCAAGTAGAAGAACCTCCTTCCCCTCTGCGACATTGAACGGCCTGGATTCAATAGTGAGCTGGGCAGTGGTGGGCGGGTTCCAGAAGGTTAGAAGTGAGGCTAGGAGGGAGAAAGACTCGGTCAGTATTAGGACCTATGTATTGGGATGGAAAGATGGGGCCCTGGGTCCTGAGAGAGTCTCTTCACCCCTCAGCCTTGGAGAGTGTGTGTGCGTCCACTTGGTCAAGATCAGTAGTGTGACCTTTCTTCCTTCAGCACCTCTGACCTTGGCATTTTCCTGTTTGGAATCCCCTTCCCCAGGGGTCTGCATGGCTCCCTCCCCACTGGCCTCAGGTAGGTCCTGCTCACATCAGGGCATCTTAGGGAGACCCCTCCCCTGACACCTCCTCTAGAGACCCTGGGTCTTCCCTTTCTGACCTTTTTCTGCTCTGTTCCCTCCGGGGCTCTTGTCAACACCTGACCTCACATTCTAGATCTCTTTGGGTGTCTGTCTTCATCCCCGCGAGAGTGTGAGCTCTTTGAACACAGAGACTTGTCTGATATTTGTTGTATGCCAGTGCCTAAAATTTGATTGCAAATACTCGTAGATGAGTTAATGAGTGGTGGTTATTTTACAACCTGTGGTTGGTGGTCAAGGGCAGGGTTTAGTGCCctggttatatttttatttaaagtgtcaCCCTGATTAATTCTTATTCTTATCATTTTCTACTTGtagtgaccagtgatgattaacttggaaaacactgATTTTCCTCCCTCTTATCAATCCCAGTTCAATGTGATTGTCTTGTTGTGACCCGTGTCCCTTTCTGATGTTCTCTCCCCTGAGGCTCCAGCAGAAGCCCTCTGTCCCCTTTCAGAGCCTTGTCCTCCCCAGGAGACCTCAGCCATTCTCTGTGATCCCTCCTCCTGCCCACTCCCAGGAATCCTCCACTCACTTGCCAGCAGAAGCCCCTGCCGGGGGATGCATTCTCTGTGGGGAGGAGCTGAAGGGGGCCCCATGGTCTCTGCTGCCTGCTCTTTCCTCCTCTGTGGAAAAGAGCCTGGGCTCCAGGAGTGCTCTGTCAGGGCTGCTGTGACTGTAGGCTCTGCTGTTCTTCCTCTTTCCTAGGGCAGGAGCACTTTCCAGGGTCATGGGTGAGGCTCTGCCCCGGTCACTTCTCTGTCTCCTCCCCTCTCAGTTTTGCCTCcttttctgttcttcctttttcccttctgtCTACATTTGAGTTCCCCAGACCAGGCTCTGAGAAGCAAGGCTTATTTGGACCCCCGTCTCGTAACAGGACGACCGTCCCTCCCCAGCGTGGACCTCTGCTACACCTTGGCCCTGGGTCTGTCAGCACCATGCAGAGTCCCTGGGGTCCCTGAACGTGGTGTTATTTTCTCTGTGACAGAGAAACCCCTTTGTGTGTGCAGGGTCTTCTTACTGTTCTCACATGTCGGGGAAGGTTGGATTTACTCCCAGCAAAGAGGTCACAGAGACGTCTGGGGTCCTAGAAACAGATCCATCTAGGGCTAAAGCCCGGGTCTAAGATTCTGAGTTGTTCTTTCTGCAGCGCTATGTGACTCTAATTTCTTTGGAGTAACCGAGAATGAAGCTGCACGGTGCTATAGCTCTATGTCATCCATACACCAGACATTTCTAGGCTGACTTTATGATTTTCTCTCCAGCTTGTAccacctttattattatatatttcatcattttttctaAATACATTTAGTTTACAAAACCTCCTGTCCTAGTAGGGATTGGTGGCTCAGATCTGTGATtgcagctactcgagaggctaaggtgggaggatggcttgaggccaggagttggtgACAaaacatccttgtcttatgcaaTATTGTCCATGAAATTACAGATTTGATCtgtgcttaaattttttttcaacgTGTATTAAAATAAGTACATAAGTAGTAAAGGTTTTAAAAAGCTTACTTACATTTCGCCTAAAATCAGTTTTTGGAAAGGCTGACACGGTGGCATAAGCATGGACTTTATGTCCAGATGTACCTGGGG
This window harbors:
- the LOC111554032 gene encoding carcinoembryonic antigen-related cell adhesion molecule 6 isoform X3, yielding MGPPSAPPHRECIPRQGLLLATSLLTFWNPPTTAQLTIESRPFNVAEGKEVLLLAHNLPQNTLGFSWYKGERVDNKRLIVAYVMGTQQTTPGPAHSGRETVYSNASLLIQNVTQNDTGSYTLQAIKEDLVNEEATGWFCVYPELPKPSITSNNSNPVEDKDAVAFTCGSEAQDPTYLWWVNGQSLPVSPRLQLSNGNRTLTLLSVTRNDTGPYECETQNPVSASCSDPVTLDVLYGPGIPTISPPDSYYHPGANLNLSCHVASNPPTQYSWFVSGMLQQHTQKLLIANITVDNSGSYACLAHNSATGLSTITVKTITVSGENAPGLPVGAIAGMVTGVLVGVALVAALMYFLLLAKTRRTLIFPRTSIQRDLKEQQPQVLAPGRGPSHSSAFLMSPLSTAQASRPSPRTAAPIYEEMLKHDTNVYCRMDRKGDVAS
- the LOC111554032 gene encoding carcinoembryonic antigen-related cell adhesion molecule 3 isoform X6 — its product is MGPPSAPPHRECIPRQGLLLATSLLTFWNPPTTAQLTIESRPFNVAEGKEVLLLAHNLPQNTLGFSWYKGERVDNKRLIVAYVMGTQQTTPGPAHSGRETVYSNASLLIQNVTQNDTGSYTLQAIKEDLVNEEATGWFCVYRENAPGLPVGAIAGMVTGVLVGVALVAALMYFLLLAKTRRTLIFPRTSIQRDLKEQQPQVLAPGRGPSHSSAFLMSPLSTAQASRPSPRTAAPIYEEMLKHDTNVYCRMDRKGDVAS
- the LOC111554032 gene encoding carcinoembryonic antigen-related cell adhesion molecule 3 isoform X7; this encodes MGPPSAPPHRECIPRQGLLLATSLLTFWNPPTTAQLTIESRPFNVAEGKEVLLLAHNLPQNTLGFSWYKGERVDNKRLIVAYVMGTQQTTPGPAHSGRETVYSNASLLIQNVTQNDTGSYTLQAIKEDLVNEEATGWFCVYRENAPGLPVGAIAGMVTGVLVGVALVAALMYFLLLAKTRRTSIQRDLKEQQPQVLAPGRGPSHSSAFLMSPLSTAQASRPSPRTAAPIYEEMLKHDTNVYCRMDRKGDVAS